In Humulus lupulus chromosome 6, drHumLupu1.1, whole genome shotgun sequence, a single genomic region encodes these proteins:
- the LOC133785297 gene encoding uncharacterized protein LOC133785297, with amino-acid sequence MHEEDCIHTTFTTEMRLYFYKVMPFGLKNANATYQRMMNKIFVNHLGSVMEIYINDMVEKSKHPSRHIPDLTECFPILDHFQMNLNLAKCVIGVSACKFWGNVVSIRGIEANPTQIASFSEVQGDENNCVFYDFKTYSSNPPILSSLISNEELFLYLAMSSATHDGKGDPSFEAIHKFESDESEWVWILSTDGASNVEGSGIGVVLEAPSGLKMEEALQFNYQATNNEPEYEALLYSCHHLFHCNAYHSLDQLFSN; translated from the exons ATGCATGAAGAAGATTGCATTCACACAACCTTCACTACAGAAATGAGACTTTACTTTTACAAagtcatgcctttcggattaAAAAATGCGAATGCTACTTATCAAAGGATGATGAATAAGATCTTTGTCAATCATTTGGGGAGCGTGATGGAAATCTACATTAATGATATGGTAGAGAAATCTAAACACCCATCAAGGCACATACCAGACTTGACTGAGTGTTTTCCCATTTTGGATCACTTCCAAATGAATTTAAACTTAGCCAAATGTGTCATTGGAGTTTCTGCATGCAAATTTTGGGGTAATGTTGTTAGTATaaggggaatcgaagccaacccaacCCAAATTGCTTCTTTCTCAGAAGTCCAG GGTGATGAGAATAATTGCGTATTCTACGATTTTAAGACCTATTCAAGCAACCCACCAATTTTAAGTTCACTTATCTCTAATGAGGAACTTTTCCTCTACTTAGCAATGTCTTCTGCTACA CATGATGGAAAAGGTGATCCTAGCTTTG AAGCCATTCACAAATTCGAATCTGACGAATCTGAATGGGTCTGGATTCTTAGCACAGATGGAGCTTCTAATGTAGAAGGTTCAGGCATAGGAGTGGTTTTGGAAGCACCTTCTGGACTGAAGATGGAAGAAGCTTTGCAATTTAACTACCAAGCCACCAACAATGAACCAGAGTACGAAGCTCTCTTATACAG